From the Pseudomonas baltica genome, one window contains:
- the gabT gene encoding 4-aminobutyrate--2-oxoglutarate transaminase: MNSKVDEAPHFLRLRDQYVPRGIVTAHPLVIDRAQGSELWDVDGKRYLDFVGGIGVLNIGHNHPNVVKAVQAQLTKVSHACFQVVAYQPYIDLAKRLSQLIGGAQPYKAVLFTSGAEAVENAVKIARAHTQRSAVIAFRGGFHGRTLLGTTLTGMSQPYKQNFGPFAPEIFHTPYPNAYRGFSSDMALAALDELLATQVAAERVAAIIIEPVQGDGGFLPAPVEFLQALRALTLKHGIVLIVDEIQTGFGRTGKMFGFEHAGIEPDLVTVAKSLAGGLPLSGVVGRAQIMDAPLPGGLGGTYGGNALACAAALAVLDTFEQEQLVERGQQLGARLRDGLLALQGRYPQIGDVRATGFMVAIELIKDDDQRSADADLTQRLIDQARVGGLLVIKCGVYRNVLRFLAPLVTTEAQIDEALQILSAALARVLITK; this comes from the coding sequence ATGAACAGCAAAGTCGACGAAGCACCTCATTTTCTGCGCCTGCGTGATCAGTATGTTCCACGCGGCATTGTCACGGCCCACCCGTTGGTCATCGATCGCGCCCAAGGCTCCGAGTTGTGGGACGTGGACGGCAAGCGTTATCTGGACTTCGTCGGCGGCATCGGCGTGCTGAATATCGGGCACAACCACCCGAATGTGGTCAAAGCGGTGCAAGCCCAGCTGACCAAGGTCTCTCACGCTTGTTTTCAGGTGGTCGCGTATCAGCCCTATATCGACCTGGCCAAGCGCCTGTCGCAGCTGATCGGGGGCGCACAACCGTACAAGGCGGTGCTGTTCACCTCCGGTGCCGAAGCGGTAGAAAATGCCGTCAAGATTGCCCGCGCCCACACGCAGCGCAGCGCGGTCATCGCCTTTCGAGGTGGTTTCCATGGCCGCACCTTGCTGGGCACCACGCTGACCGGCATGAGCCAGCCCTACAAGCAGAACTTCGGGCCGTTCGCGCCGGAGATCTTCCATACCCCGTACCCCAATGCGTATCGCGGGTTCAGCAGCGACATGGCCCTTGCCGCGCTGGATGAACTACTGGCGACCCAGGTGGCGGCCGAGCGCGTGGCCGCGATCATCATCGAGCCGGTGCAGGGCGATGGCGGCTTCCTGCCCGCGCCCGTGGAGTTCCTGCAGGCCTTGCGCGCCTTGACCCTCAAGCACGGCATCGTGCTGATTGTGGATGAAATCCAGACCGGCTTCGGCCGCACCGGCAAGATGTTCGGCTTCGAGCACGCGGGCATCGAGCCGGATCTGGTCACCGTCGCCAAGAGCCTGGCCGGTGGCTTGCCGCTCTCCGGGGTGGTCGGCCGCGCGCAGATCATGGATGCACCGCTGCCCGGCGGCTTGGGCGGCACCTATGGCGGCAACGCGCTGGCCTGCGCCGCAGCGTTGGCGGTGCTCGACACCTTTGAGCAAGAGCAACTGGTCGAGCGCGGCCAGCAGCTCGGCGCTCGCTTGCGCGATGGCCTGCTGGCGTTGCAGGGGCGTTACCCGCAGATCGGCGACGTGCGCGCGACGGGCTTCATGGTCGCCATCGAGCTGATCAAGGACGACGATCAGCGCAGCGCCGACGCCGATCTGACGCAGCGCTTGATCGACCAGGCCCGCGTGGGCGGGCTGCTGGTGATCAAGTGCGGGGTCTACCGCAACGTCCTGCGCTTCCTGGCGCCGTTGGTGACCACCGAAGCGCAGATCGACGAAGCCCTGCAGATTCTGTCGGCGGCCTTGGCACGCGTCTTGATCACCAAGTAG
- a CDS encoding Lrp/AsnC family transcriptional regulator, producing MEGLVKLDRIDINILVELQKDGRMTNVSLADAVGLSASPCLQRVKRLESAGYISSYKAHLNLAKITESVTVFTEVSLSDHKREDFAKFEANIRLVDEVLECHLISGGYDYLVRFMTRSIQHYQDVIEELLDKNIGISKYFSYIVIKSPVMKDGVPLRKLLRH from the coding sequence ATGGAAGGCTTGGTCAAACTGGATCGTATTGACATCAATATCCTGGTCGAGCTGCAAAAGGATGGACGCATGACTAACGTCAGCCTCGCTGACGCGGTCGGGTTGTCCGCCAGCCCGTGCCTGCAACGGGTCAAACGCCTCGAGTCGGCCGGCTATATTTCCAGCTACAAGGCGCATCTGAACCTGGCGAAGATCACCGAATCGGTGACGGTGTTTACCGAGGTGTCGCTGAGCGATCACAAACGCGAGGATTTTGCCAAGTTCGAGGCGAATATTCGCTTGGTGGACGAGGTGCTGGAGTGTCATTTGATCAGCGGTGGGTATGATTATCTGGTGCGGTTCATGACCCGCAGCATTCAGCATTATCAGGATGTGATCGAGGAGTTGCTGGACAAGAATATCGGGATTTCGAAGTACTTCAGTTACATCGTGATCAAGTCGCCGGTGATGAAGGATGGGGTGCCGTTGAGGAAGTTGTTGCGGCATTGA
- a CDS encoding helix-turn-helix domain-containing protein, producing the protein MFTADLTRTALPDAKEIAAAVESSRQLAAFLSTKLETQQIELVGESQHREIVELPTFALRLLGEILSELALGNAVKVVPIHAELTTQEGADILNVSRPHLVKLLDEGALPHTKTGRHRRVKFADLMAYKEKRDHASRSAMDELAAQAQELGMGYE; encoded by the coding sequence ATGTTCACCGCCGACCTCACCCGCACTGCGCTTCCTGACGCGAAGGAAATTGCTGCCGCCGTGGAGTCAAGCCGCCAGTTGGCCGCGTTCCTGTCCACTAAGCTTGAAACTCAACAGATTGAACTGGTGGGTGAGAGCCAGCATCGTGAAATCGTCGAACTGCCGACATTCGCTCTGCGCTTGCTCGGCGAAATCCTCAGCGAACTGGCGCTAGGCAATGCCGTCAAGGTCGTGCCGATTCATGCCGAGCTGACCACTCAGGAAGGCGCGGACATCCTTAATGTTTCCCGGCCACACCTGGTGAAGCTGCTGGATGAAGGTGCGTTGCCCCACACGAAGACGGGCCGCCACCGCAGGGTCAAATTCGCTGACTTGATGGCGTATAAGGAAAAGCGCGATCACGCAAGTCGTTCGGCAATGGACGAGTTGGCGGCGCAAGCCCAGGAACTGGGGATGGGATACGAATGA
- a CDS encoding MFS transporter, whose translation MPIALLALTLSAFAIGTTEFVIVGLLPTIANDLGVTLPSAGLLVSLYALGVAIGAPLLTALSGKVPRKPLLLSLMVLFTLGNLLAWKAPSYESLIIARIVTGLAHGVFFSIGSTIATSLVSKEKAASAIAIMFTGLTVALVTGVPLGTFIGQHFGWRETFLAVSALGVIAFVGSLIFVPKNIHHSAPASIMQQLQVLKQPRLLLVYAMTAIGYGGSFIAFTYLAPILQDISGFEPSTVGLVLLVYGVSVAIGNIWGGKLADRKGPVGALKIIFLALAAVLILLTFTASSPWLALLTVLLWGAVAFGNVPGLQVYVVRQAQLHTPRAVDVASGLNIAAFNLGIAGGAWGGGLIVENFGLINTAWIGGLVVLVAYVLTVLSGRLDKHQPLSTTPISVSAH comes from the coding sequence ATGCCCATAGCCTTACTTGCTTTGACCCTGAGCGCATTCGCGATTGGAACCACCGAATTCGTCATCGTCGGCCTACTACCGACAATTGCGAATGATCTAGGCGTCACTCTCCCCTCGGCGGGGCTGCTCGTCAGCCTTTACGCTCTCGGCGTCGCCATTGGCGCACCACTCCTCACCGCACTTTCTGGAAAAGTGCCGCGCAAACCCCTACTGCTGTCATTGATGGTGCTGTTCACCCTTGGCAACCTGCTCGCCTGGAAAGCCCCAAGCTATGAGTCATTGATCATCGCGCGAATTGTGACCGGTCTTGCGCATGGGGTGTTCTTCTCGATTGGATCGACCATCGCCACCAGCCTGGTTTCCAAGGAGAAAGCCGCGAGCGCTATCGCAATCATGTTTACTGGCCTGACGGTTGCCTTGGTCACAGGCGTTCCTTTGGGCACCTTCATCGGGCAACATTTCGGTTGGCGCGAAACCTTTCTGGCTGTCTCGGCCCTTGGCGTCATTGCATTCGTCGGTAGCCTTATCTTCGTGCCGAAGAACATTCACCACAGCGCCCCTGCATCGATCATGCAACAACTGCAAGTCTTGAAGCAGCCTCGCCTGTTATTGGTGTACGCCATGACGGCCATTGGCTACGGCGGGTCTTTCATTGCGTTCACCTACCTTGCACCAATCCTTCAAGATATCTCCGGTTTCGAACCGTCGACAGTTGGACTGGTGCTCCTGGTGTACGGTGTTTCGGTGGCCATCGGTAATATCTGGGGAGGCAAACTTGCCGACCGTAAAGGCCCGGTGGGTGCGCTGAAAATCATCTTCCTGGCGCTTGCCGCCGTATTGATCCTACTGACCTTTACTGCGAGTTCACCCTGGCTTGCCTTGCTCACGGTACTCCTCTGGGGCGCGGTTGCGTTCGGCAACGTACCAGGCTTGCAGGTCTATGTCGTGCGTCAAGCCCAATTGCACACCCCTCGCGCCGTCGATGTCGCTTCGGGCCTCAATATCGCCGCGTTCAACCTGGGTATCGCCGGGGGCGCCTGGGGAGGTGGTTTGATCGTCGAGAACTTCGGCCTGATCAATACCGCTTGGATCGGTGGTTTGGTGGTGTTGGTTGCCTACGTCCTGACTGTCCTAAGCGGCCGGCTCGACAAACACCAACCTTTGTCGACTACGCCTATTAGCGTATCGGCTCACTGA
- a CDS encoding 2-haloalkanoic acid dehalogenase yields MGLTEYRALLIDCDEVLVDRDSGVWSALQPLLESRSGASDRAQILAEYKTVIGALYPRFDELGFSGLLCFAHRQMAERLGIKASWEEGMTFARSVPTWSVFEDAPGAMLYLRKFYRLLVFVDRDAEDRGVLCERLGLVPDDLLSPAAYPIERTDWLSALDIDPRHTLRLSRPPASAMADGGLCLIRRDRADHRQPCPADVCISSMADLVRQHQLSLRR; encoded by the coding sequence ATGGGGCTGACTGAATATCGCGCACTGCTGATCGACTGCGATGAAGTATTGGTAGACCGCGACTCCGGGGTATGGAGCGCCTTGCAGCCCTTGCTCGAAAGCCGCAGTGGCGCGTCTGACCGGGCGCAGATCCTGGCCGAGTACAAGACCGTGATCGGCGCACTGTATCCACGGTTCGACGAACTGGGCTTCAGCGGCTTGCTGTGCTTTGCCCACCGCCAGATGGCCGAACGCCTGGGCATCAAGGCCAGCTGGGAGGAGGGCATGACCTTCGCCCGCTCGGTGCCGACCTGGAGCGTGTTCGAGGATGCACCGGGGGCCATGCTGTACCTGCGCAAGTTCTACCGGCTGCTGGTGTTCGTGGACCGCGATGCCGAAGACCGCGGCGTGCTGTGCGAGCGCCTCGGCTTGGTGCCTGACGACCTGCTGTCGCCCGCAGCCTACCCGATCGAGCGCACCGATTGGCTCAGCGCGCTGGACATCGATCCGCGCCATACCCTGCGCCTGTCTCGGCCACCGGCCAGCGCCATGGCCGACGGCGGCCTGTGCCTGATCCGCCGCGACCGCGCCGACCACCGCCAACCGTGCCCGGCCGACGTGTGCATCAGCAGCATGGCGGACCTTGTCCGACAACATCAGCTGTCTTTACGGCGCTGA